The Argopecten irradians isolate NY chromosome 16, Ai_NY, whole genome shotgun sequence genome window below encodes:
- the LOC138311067 gene encoding dentin sialophosphoprotein-like isoform X6, with amino-acid sequence MLIKKPKTGARQMLKSQSWANLSVSDSNLYKQLDGTFHGDGRRHAKYRMRRKQSDLQQLPPEGVSSLSNSLTDHSNNNLSTSSSDKENHWREDIDDWRSEVMSERSYQSSTLSHSQSQYRQRDGQSNYRIHNYGGREINNNKKLSNGNRMYSSHNDIYSHSKPSRMFEKETKENRALKSDELYKPVRREADIKEEEPVSEQVSRSHSLGDLTTGLTLSLVGQRKYESSQHVAGEKMSLTLPKDTSKTPEDIKNKLVKSKMESKKDSREATAKKESVVSKSETNVNSPVAPAKPRRSLPVVPRGSDVSEKKKHYTEMVRQRINVHSSMSGSSSRQSVNTPQSTSDQSKRVSGTPSDREVSDLLDSQSSDTSSKSSHSKESQNGKLENISEHRASAPVEKSDNTLDTSDFEAGNYATMPSSVRGESGVTTVTSVSSTADSGYSTNDPENDVYSSSSYSKSLQKFAQSLYTNGKGYGGSHRRDSTSQREPVDFNSPFSPPNATSSPTKVNAPGFPNSNNSDSKLSTKSLEPNRRHSSVMRSVSNGDIDPGVRPVSYGAGSPPAAMGNLSVYSAVPVNRVPRADNSHSQPRGRNSSPQRGHKSVVSPTQRQGYQNNNGQNYVVSPSNQHPSPAVRGHNSVGSPTNRHVSPVQRGHHSVTSPTNRHFSPAQRGHNSVSSPTNRHMSQVQRGPSSANSPANRRISPAQKVYNSMTSPPNQAKAVPAWNNVGSKMIPPTSSSTGAYHGHFKTIQNNIDSQNRPSQQGGNPFIRNREQPTGQVKETVVDYRSRSPRSDRPRSPRSERQRSPRSDQRSPRGEPPRILDYPVNALTLNLKHTRSQYNPSTSQPGHSTVTRPMKANVSHSNTSQYSTLPGNFKFNTKSEEDSQNCNTPCLFQILLSHELASVRFTIEDKSVLFNNMRLCECSVALPVLRKLPKKDNSLPVSPQGKYAQLGGPGSAFKPVKIPSSNVSFTMVTVADVSRQLSQYCDVGELQKGDIIVEVNENLVMADSVSGIKARIQEGPEEFVFTVARARSSTSSPKNQKESQSEVENLKKQLESMKQELKRKERAIRELNAMLPWKPESEAVNGTQEINGNCYPSDSLVSGLSEDEFIV; translated from the exons GGAGGATATCGACGACTGGAGGTCAGAGGTCATGTCTGAACGATCCTACCAATCAAGTACTCTGTCTCATTCACAGTCACAGTACAGACAGAGGGACGGCCAATCAAATTACAGGATACATAATTACGGTGGAAGGGAGATAAACAATAATAAGAAATTGTCCAATGGAAATAGAATGTACAGTAGTCATAATGATATTTATTCACATTCGAAACCGTCGCGGATGTTTGAGAAAGAGACAAAAGAAAACCGTGCGTTGAAAAGTGATGAATTGTATAAGCCGGTTCGGAGGGAGGCTGATATCAAGGAGGAAGAGCCAGTGTCAGAACAAGTGTCAAGGTCACATAGTCTTGGAGACTTGACAACGGGTTTGACCTTGTCTCTTGTGGGACAGCGAAAATATGAAAGTTCGCAGCATGTGGCTGGTGAAAAAATGTCCCTTACACTACCAAAGGATACCAGCAAAACACCGGaggatattaaaaataaattagtgAAGTCTAAAATGGAATCTAAAAAAGATTCCAGGGAAGCTACAGCAAAGAAGGAATCAGTTGTGAGTAAAAGTGAAACTAATGTGAATAGTCCTGTGGCTCCGGCGAAGCCACGCCGTTCACTTCCTGTCGTTCCGAGAGGGAGTGATGTGTCGGAAAAGAAGAAACATTACACAGAAATGGTGCGACAGCGAATCAATGTCCACAGTAGTATGAGCGGGTCTTCATCACGACAGTCTGTCAATACACCACAGTCGACTAGCGACCAATCAAAACGTGTCAGTGGAACACCGTCAGACCGCGAAGTGTCGGATCTTCTAGACTCGCAATCGTCTGATACTTCATCAAAGTCTTCACACTCGAAAGAAAGTCAAAATGGCAAATTGGAGAATATATCGGAACATAGGGCCTCGGCTCCAGTGGAGAAGTCCGACAATACGTTAGACACATCAGATTTCGAAGCTGGGAATTACGCGACGATGCCATCTAGTGTTCGTGGTGAATCAGGGGTTACAACTGTGACTTCAGTCAGCAGTACGGCCGATTCAGGATATTCTACAAACGATCCTGAAAACGATGTGTATTCTTCGTCATCGTATTctaaaagtttacaaaaattCGCCCAGAGTTTGTATACAAATGGGAAGGGGTACGGAGGGAGTCACCGGCGTGACTCGACGAGTCAACGGGAGCCCGTGGACTTTAACTCGCCCTTCAGTCCACCTAATGCGACCAGTAGTCCCACCAAAGTCAATGCTCCTGGATTTCCAAACTCAAACAATAGTGACAGCAAGTTAAGCACAAAGAGTTTGGAGCCAAATAGGAGACATTCTTCAGTGATGAGGTCAGTATCAAATGGTGACATTGACCCCGGGGTCAGGCCAGTGTCGTACGGTGCAGGTAGTCCACCAGCCGCCATGGGCAACTTGTCTGTTTATAGTGCTGTACCCGTGAATAGGGTaccaagggcagacaactcacACAGCCAACCAAGGGGACGTAACTCTTCACCACAAAGGGGGCATAAATCTGTGGTGTCACCAACACAGAGGCAGGGATATCAAAATAACAACGGACAAAATTATGTTGTATCGCCAAGTAATCAACATCCGTCACCTGCcgtaaggggacataactctgttGGTTCACCGACAAATCGTCATGTGTCTCCAGTGCAAAGGGGACATCATTCTGTAACTTCACCAACAAATCGCCATTTTTCACCTGCCcaaaggggacataactctgtcAGTTCACCAACGAATCGTCACATGTCACAGGTGCAAAGAGGTCCAAGTTCTGCGAATTCTCCAGCGAATCGACGGATATCTCCTGCACAAAAAGTGTATAATTCTATGACGTCGCCACCCAATCAGGCTAAGGCTGTGCCTGCATGGAATAATGTCGGCTCCAAAATGATACCTCCTACCTCTAGCAGTACTGGTGCTTATCATggacattttaaaacaattcagAATAATATTGACTCTCAAAATCGTCCCAGCCAACAAGGGGGAAATCCGTTCATCAGGAACAGAGAGCAGCCCACAGGTCAGGTCAAAGAAACTGTTGTAGACTATAGGTCAAGATCACCAAGGTCAGATCGTCCAAGGTCACCCAGGTCAGAAAGGCAAAGGTCGCCTCGATCTGACCAAAGGTCACCTCGTGGTGAACCGCCAAGGATTTTAGATTATCCAGTAAACGcattgaccttgaacttgaaACACACTCGTTCACAGTATAATCCATCTACAAGCCAACCAGGTCACTCAACTGTGACTCGACCAATGAAAGCGAACGTTTCTCATTCAAacacatcacagtacagtacgTTGCCTGGCAACTTCAAATTCAACACTAAATCGGAAGAAGACAGTCAAAACTGCAATACACCATGTTTGTTCCAGATTCTTTTGTCACATGAGCTGGCATCTGTTCGTTTTACGATTGAAGACAAATCAGTGTTGTTCAATAACATGAGACTATGTGAGTGCTCTGTCGCTTTACCCGTGCTACGCAAATTGccaaagaaagacaactctctTCCTGTTTCACCTCAGGGGAAATATGCACAGTTGGGCGGACCAGGCAGTGCATTCAAACCTGTGAAAATTCCTTCCAGTAACGTTTCCTTCACCATGGTAACGGTAGCTGATGTCTCCAGACAACTCAGTCAGTACTGCGATGTTGGAGAGCTCCAAAAAGGGGACATAATCGTGGAG GTGAATGAGAATCTAGTAATGGCAGATTCAGTGTCTGGGATCAAAGCTCGGATACAGGAAGGACCAGAAGAGTTTGTGTTCACTGTAGCAAGGGCAAGGTCATCTACATCTTCCCCAAAG AATCAGAAAGAATCTCAATCTGAGGTGGAAAACCTAAAGAAACAGTTGGAGTCGATGAAACAGGAACTCAAACGAAAGGAACGTGCAATCAGAGAACTTAACGCcatgttaccatggaaacctgAAAGTGAGGCTGTCAACGGTACCCAAGAAATCAATGGCAATTGTTACCCTAGTGACTCGTTAGTTAGTGGACTCAGTGAGGACGAGTTTATTGTGTGA